One Phycisphaeraceae bacterium DNA window includes the following coding sequences:
- a CDS encoding alpha-1,2-fucosyltransferase gives MSTIVATRLLGGLGNQLFQWAAGAAVAQATGAELRIDPRPVEGRTRYRLPELGLDAPRWTGTATTEALLRLPGLWRFCRAAGWSPRWRSTRLRFDRLRGFDPSIPSLLPSDGTLILTGYWQAPEWAEAVRDRLRPVVTPCVTEVIGVHVRRGDYTAQQRIGAYHGVLGVEYYRRALDALGREVTTRPVMIFTDEPDRVRGEGWVPASARWAEPASDLEHLRAMAGCAHLITANSSFSWWAAWFGERPGRRVIVPNEWWSATAGAIPHPAPPAWQRI, from the coding sequence ATGAGCACCATCGTGGCCACGCGTCTGTTGGGCGGGCTCGGAAACCAGCTCTTTCAGTGGGCCGCCGGCGCAGCGGTCGCGCAGGCGACGGGCGCGGAGCTGCGCATCGACCCCCGTCCCGTCGAGGGGCGAACGCGCTACCGACTTCCCGAGCTTGGACTCGATGCACCACGCTGGACCGGCACAGCCACGACCGAGGCCCTCTTGCGCCTGCCTGGACTCTGGCGCTTCTGCCGCGCCGCGGGCTGGTCGCCGCGCTGGCGATCGACTCGGCTCCGCTTCGATCGACTGCGGGGCTTCGATCCCTCGATTCCCTCGCTTCTGCCGAGCGACGGCACGCTCATCCTGACCGGCTACTGGCAGGCTCCCGAATGGGCCGAAGCGGTCAGGGATCGATTGCGACCGGTGGTCACGCCGTGCGTGACCGAAGTGATCGGCGTGCATGTCCGTCGTGGTGACTACACCGCGCAGCAGCGCATCGGCGCCTACCACGGTGTGCTCGGAGTGGAGTACTACCGCCGTGCACTCGACGCACTCGGCCGCGAGGTCACGACCAGACCGGTGATGATCTTCACCGATGAACCCGATCGCGTGCGCGGTGAGGGTTGGGTTCCCGCCTCGGCCCGGTGGGCTGAGCCCGCCTCTGACCTCGAACATCTCCGCGCCATGGCCGGCTGCGCTCATCTCATCACGGCCAACAGCAGCTTTTCGTGGTGGGCCGCATGGTTCGGAGAGCGGCCTGGTCGTCGAGTGATTGTTCCGAACGAGTGGTGGAGCGCGACGGCGGGTGCCATTCCCCATCCGGCGCCCCCGGCGTGGCAGCGCATCTGA
- a CDS encoding class I SAM-dependent methyltransferase, whose translation MAREAARLPQGSRVLDLGAGGCPYRPLLAHCRYVSQDSAPLRHDQLSEGRYGDIDLRCDAAAIPEPDGSFDAILCTEVIEHVIDPTAVMREAARVLRPGGILLVTAPLGSGIHQAPVHYYGGFTPFWYERVLRDSGFTAIEITPNGGTFAHFAQWCVQVLLLLRPHALGGGVKGWLASLLTLPLLALLLVPALLIARVIDGLDSERAFTVGYFVKARRS comes from the coding sequence GTGGCACGCGAAGCTGCGCGACTTCCCCAGGGTTCGCGCGTGCTCGACCTCGGCGCGGGAGGTTGTCCCTATCGCCCGCTTCTTGCCCACTGCCGGTATGTCTCGCAGGACTCCGCGCCGCTGCGACATGATCAACTCTCCGAAGGTCGATATGGCGACATCGACCTGCGCTGCGATGCCGCCGCCATTCCCGAACCGGATGGGAGCTTCGATGCGATCCTCTGCACCGAGGTCATCGAGCATGTCATCGACCCCACGGCAGTGATGCGTGAGGCGGCGAGAGTGCTTCGGCCAGGTGGCATACTGCTGGTGACCGCGCCGCTGGGGTCCGGCATTCACCAGGCGCCTGTCCACTACTACGGCGGGTTCACTCCCTTCTGGTACGAGCGCGTGCTGCGTGACTCGGGCTTCACGGCGATCGAAATCACACCAAACGGCGGCACCTTCGCCCACTTCGCCCAGTGGTGCGTGCAGGTCCTTCTCCTTCTGCGACCGCACGCGCTCGGCGGTGGCGTGAAGGGATGGCTTGCGAGCCTTCTCACCCTGCCTCTGCTCGCGCTGCTTCTCGTTCCGGCGCTGTTGATCGCGCGGGTGATCGACGGTCTCGACTCGGAGCGCGCCTTCACGGTGGGCTACTTCGTGAAGGCGCGGCGCTCATGA
- a CDS encoding sugar transferase, producing the protein MVASLLLLLLAAPVMAIIALLILVRLGRPVLFRQMRPGLEGRPFTLIKFRTMRLAAPSHGDLSAVASDAERLDGLGRLLRASGLDELPELWNVLRGDMSLVGPRPLLMEYLPLYSPEQSRRHCVRPGITGWAQVHGRNRVGWTERLELDVWYVDHRSFVLDLRILGMTLLQLLRPGDSAQQGHATMEPFRGTASAAPRRQGEVDG; encoded by the coding sequence ATGGTGGCGTCGCTGCTCCTGCTGCTGCTTGCGGCGCCGGTGATGGCCATCATCGCGCTCCTGATTCTTGTTCGCCTCGGGCGCCCCGTGCTCTTTCGACAGATGCGCCCCGGGCTCGAGGGCCGACCCTTCACACTCATCAAGTTCCGCACCATGCGGCTTGCGGCACCGAGTCATGGAGACCTCTCCGCAGTCGCGAGTGACGCCGAGCGTCTCGATGGCCTTGGTCGCCTTCTCCGCGCCAGCGGGCTCGATGAACTGCCTGAACTCTGGAATGTTCTGCGTGGAGACATGAGCCTCGTCGGGCCGCGCCCGCTGCTCATGGAGTACCTGCCGCTCTATTCGCCGGAGCAGTCGCGGCGCCATTGTGTACGGCCCGGCATCACCGGCTGGGCGCAGGTCCACGGTCGCAATCGAGTCGGCTGGACGGAGCGCCTCGAACTCGATGTCTGGTATGTCGATCACCGCTCCTTCGTGCTCGACTTGCGCATCCTCGGAATGACGCTGCTCCAACTCTTGCGTCCTGGTGATTCCGCTCAACAGGGGCACGCCACCATGGAGCCCTTCCGAGGCACGGCCTCCGCAGCACCGCGACGCCAAGGAGAAGTCGATGGGTGA
- a CDS encoding glycosyltransferase: protein MKPSIGGGFTFVEEVARAIDEGVAPAGVEVIIVSQASEGAAANGAAPRPGTPRRVTYRPEGTVDRLRLRLARSSQRLWKRLGGASAVERAARSAGASIVWFPTGGSEAIDLPFVATVWDIQHRTHPWFPEVSASGLWRARDDSSRELLARAALVVCGTEAGAGELERYYQVPRERIVIAPHPTPGWALRDGAGDLSAVPDGPFFLYPAQFWPHKNHAMLLRALARRRQSGSRASLVLVGGDQGIRARLSALAEQLGIADAVHFPGFISREALRGLYRRATGLVYAAFSGPENLPPLEAFALGCPVTNADFPGAREQLGDGAIYFDPMLDASIAAAMESLESDGALRARLVAAGAERARSRRGDDFVRTVLHAIAARAPMIDPLT, encoded by the coding sequence TTGAAGCCCTCCATCGGCGGCGGATTCACCTTCGTGGAAGAGGTGGCCCGAGCGATCGACGAGGGTGTGGCTCCGGCGGGTGTCGAAGTGATCATCGTCTCGCAGGCCAGCGAAGGCGCCGCTGCAAACGGCGCGGCTCCGCGGCCGGGCACCCCGCGCCGCGTCACCTACCGCCCCGAGGGCACCGTGGATCGCCTGCGCCTGCGACTGGCTCGATCGTCGCAGCGACTCTGGAAGCGCCTTGGCGGCGCCAGCGCCGTCGAGCGAGCCGCGCGCAGCGCCGGCGCTTCCATCGTTTGGTTTCCAACCGGCGGCAGCGAGGCGATCGATCTTCCGTTCGTGGCCACGGTCTGGGACATCCAGCATCGAACGCATCCGTGGTTTCCCGAGGTTTCGGCGTCGGGCCTCTGGCGCGCGCGCGATGACTCCTCCCGCGAGCTGCTTGCCCGCGCGGCGCTGGTCGTCTGCGGAACCGAGGCTGGAGCCGGCGAACTCGAACGCTACTACCAGGTCCCGCGCGAGCGCATCGTGATTGCGCCGCATCCCACCCCAGGGTGGGCGCTGCGCGACGGCGCGGGGGACCTGAGCGCCGTACCCGATGGGCCGTTCTTTCTCTACCCGGCCCAATTCTGGCCTCACAAGAATCACGCGATGCTCCTGCGAGCTCTCGCGCGGCGACGGCAATCGGGAAGCCGCGCGTCACTCGTGCTGGTCGGTGGTGATCAGGGCATTCGCGCACGCCTCTCGGCACTCGCAGAACAGCTCGGCATTGCCGACGCGGTGCACTTTCCCGGATTCATCTCGCGCGAGGCGCTGCGGGGGCTTTACCGCCGCGCAACAGGGCTCGTCTATGCGGCCTTCTCAGGGCCTGAGAATCTCCCGCCACTTGAAGCGTTTGCGCTGGGTTGTCCCGTCACCAACGCCGACTTTCCCGGGGCGCGAGAGCAACTCGGCGATGGCGCCATCTACTTCGATCCCATGCTCGACGCTTCGATCGCCGCGGCCATGGAGTCGCTTGAGTCGGATGGCGCGCTTCGCGCTCGACTGGTGGCCGCAGGCGCCGAACGGGCCCGCTCCCGACGAGGCGACGACTTCGTGCGGACCGTGCTGCACGCGATCGCCGCTCGAGCACCGATGATCGATCCACTCACCTGA
- a CDS encoding glycosyltransferase, whose amino-acid sequence MARPRLCVVTAASMTLAAFWPRLLQRAQERYDLSIVSSGASNELVERMGIRATAFDVAIPRRPSPWADWSALQRLRALFQSQRFDLVHSQTPKAGLLAMNAARSTGVPLRVHTFTGQVWATRRGAWRHILRSLDRRTAHHASALLADSRAQADFLIREGVVAAERIEVLHHGSICGVDPQRFRPNAALRMKVRREMGASERDTVILFMGRLDREKGVPELLVAFERLAATRPALRLWLVGPDEGAADALQAISPALRARVAHPGATTAPERFMAAADLLALPSHREGFPVTTLEAASCGIPTVASRIYGLADAVIDEVTGLLHEVGSAESLERALGRVVDDEALREHLGRTARERAHRDFDPDTIASALLDFYERHGSMRTTGR is encoded by the coding sequence ATGGCCCGACCTCGCCTCTGCGTCGTAACTGCGGCGTCGATGACGCTTGCCGCCTTCTGGCCCAGGCTGCTTCAGCGGGCACAGGAGCGCTATGACCTGTCGATCGTGTCGAGCGGTGCCTCGAACGAACTTGTTGAACGCATGGGCATTCGTGCCACCGCATTTGATGTGGCGATCCCGCGTCGGCCATCGCCGTGGGCCGATTGGAGCGCCTTGCAGCGGCTTCGCGCGCTCTTTCAATCGCAGCGCTTCGACCTCGTGCATTCGCAGACGCCGAAGGCGGGACTCCTCGCGATGAATGCCGCTCGCTCGACGGGCGTGCCACTGCGCGTGCACACCTTCACGGGACAGGTGTGGGCCACGCGCCGCGGTGCATGGCGGCACATCCTGCGATCACTCGATCGGCGCACGGCACACCACGCCTCGGCGCTCCTTGCGGACAGCCGCGCGCAGGCTGACTTTCTCATCCGCGAGGGAGTCGTCGCCGCCGAGCGAATCGAAGTCCTGCACCATGGGTCGATCTGCGGCGTCGATCCGCAGCGCTTTCGGCCGAACGCCGCGCTGCGCATGAAGGTCCGCCGCGAGATGGGCGCCTCGGAGCGCGACACCGTGATTCTCTTCATGGGACGGCTCGACCGGGAGAAGGGAGTGCCCGAATTGCTCGTCGCATTCGAGCGCCTTGCCGCGACACGGCCTGCGCTCCGGCTTTGGCTGGTCGGGCCCGATGAAGGCGCTGCGGACGCGCTCCAGGCCATCTCACCTGCGCTCCGCGCTCGCGTCGCGCATCCCGGAGCGACGACAGCGCCAGAGCGATTCATGGCCGCCGCTGATCTCCTCGCCCTGCCGAGCCATCGCGAGGGTTTCCCAGTCACGACACTCGAAGCCGCCTCCTGCGGCATTCCCACCGTCGCGAGTCGCATCTACGGTCTCGCCGATGCCGTCATCGACGAAGTCACCGGCCTCCTCCATGAGGTCGGCTCAGCCGAGAGTCTCGAGCGTGCGCTTGGCCGGGTCGTCGATGATGAAGCCTTGCGCGAGCACCTCGGCCGCACCGCGCGCGAGCGCGCGCACCGTGACTTCGACCCCGACACGATCGCCTCCGCCCTGCTTGATTTCTACGAGCGCCATGGGTCAATGCGAACGACAGGCCGGTGA
- a CDS encoding class I SAM-dependent methyltransferase encodes MKALRRWIEVVVEPRRILGLRHLPRFFRDWRRLRRAGMTARLSDTWPQLADRTASTPFDPHYFFQGAWLARQLAQRRPTCHVDVGSDLRVVGVVSAFVPTTFLDLRPAAIAVPGLTPQAGDLNALPFADGSLESLSCMHVIEHIGLGRYGDPIDPDGSVKACRELARVLRPGGWLFLSTPVGQPRVEFNAHRIFDPQVIESMVAPLALTSFAWVDDRGRFHDQATPEDARSARYACGMFAFQAPPATHSGLPGATTALGEPVLPLTAPTSTAPLTTRAQGEGAEA; translated from the coding sequence ATGAAGGCGCTGCGGCGATGGATCGAGGTCGTCGTCGAGCCGAGGCGCATCCTCGGGCTTCGTCATCTGCCGCGCTTCTTTCGCGATTGGAGGCGCCTGCGCCGTGCGGGCATGACCGCGCGCCTCTCCGACACATGGCCGCAACTGGCCGATCGAACAGCCTCAACGCCCTTCGATCCGCACTACTTCTTCCAAGGGGCATGGCTCGCGCGACAGCTCGCGCAGCGGCGCCCCACCTGCCATGTCGATGTCGGCAGCGATCTGCGTGTTGTGGGCGTGGTGAGCGCCTTTGTTCCCACCACCTTCCTCGACCTTCGGCCTGCCGCGATCGCTGTGCCCGGTCTCACACCGCAGGCGGGCGATCTCAACGCGCTGCCATTTGCGGATGGCTCGCTCGAGAGTCTCTCCTGCATGCATGTCATTGAGCACATCGGGCTTGGTCGCTACGGCGATCCGATCGATCCCGACGGAAGCGTGAAGGCGTGCCGTGAACTCGCCCGCGTGCTTCGTCCGGGGGGTTGGCTCTTTCTCTCAACGCCGGTCGGGCAGCCGCGCGTGGAGTTCAACGCCCATCGCATCTTCGATCCGCAAGTCATCGAGTCGATGGTCGCTCCGCTCGCACTCACTTCCTTTGCGTGGGTTGATGATCGTGGACGCTTTCACGACCAGGCGACGCCAGAGGACGCGCGAAGCGCTCGTTACGCCTGCGGCATGTTCGCCTTTCAGGCACCGCCAGCCACGCACAGTGGGTTGCCAGGCGCGACGACGGCACTTGGGGAGCCTGTGCTCCCGTTGACGGCGCCGACATCAACGGCACCACTGACCACTCGTGCTCAAGGTGAGGGCGCGGAGGCATGA
- a CDS encoding glycosyltransferase encodes MRFAIVTPTLNSGTFLRDTVHSVLATLGPEDTYTIVDGGSTDGSVDALRASLPPRVQVLRDSGGGMYEAIAQGFAATPGSVMAWINASDVLLRGALERVREAFRASNAELLYFDDLAMNEEGVIQQRTIGTVQAPLRAMRAVGWTPLQDACFWTRELYERCGGVNREMRLAGDFDFFLRAFHAGRAHYMPGIVSAFRHHAGQLSRARSGAYRDEVRLARQRFDRAQGLSPIGALTHLRLRAALSFRARSGAGSRSTPWAGRPWREVEASLT; translated from the coding sequence ATGCGCTTTGCCATCGTCACTCCCACGCTGAACAGCGGGACCTTCCTGCGCGACACCGTGCACTCGGTGCTGGCCACCCTCGGACCGGAGGACACCTACACCATTGTTGATGGTGGCTCCACCGATGGCAGCGTCGACGCGTTGCGGGCATCGCTGCCACCGCGCGTGCAGGTTCTTCGTGACTCGGGCGGTGGCATGTATGAGGCTATCGCGCAGGGGTTCGCGGCGACCCCCGGCTCCGTGATGGCGTGGATCAACGCCAGTGATGTGCTTCTTCGCGGGGCACTGGAGCGCGTGCGCGAAGCCTTCCGCGCGTCGAACGCGGAACTGCTCTACTTTGACGATCTGGCCATGAATGAGGAGGGCGTCATTCAGCAGCGCACCATCGGCACGGTCCAGGCGCCGCTGAGGGCGATGCGCGCGGTCGGCTGGACGCCGCTTCAGGATGCCTGCTTCTGGACGCGCGAGCTCTACGAGCGATGCGGCGGTGTGAATCGCGAGATGCGGCTCGCCGGAGATTTCGACTTCTTCCTTCGGGCCTTTCACGCGGGTCGCGCGCACTACATGCCGGGCATCGTCTCCGCCTTTCGACACCACGCAGGCCAACTCTCCCGCGCGAGATCCGGTGCCTATCGCGATGAAGTGCGCCTCGCTCGGCAGCGCTTCGATCGTGCGCAGGGGCTGTCGCCGATCGGCGCGCTGACGCACCTGCGCCTCCGCGCGGCACTCTCGTTCAGGGCTCGCTCGGGCGCAGGCTCGCGATCGACACCGTGGGCGGGTCGCCCCTGGCGCGAGGTCGAGGCGAGTCTGACATGA
- a CDS encoding acetyltransferase encodes MGEPLPVVGEVLRILGAGGHGKVVAECAHASGWREIHFFDDGRARGDVIAGWTVHGTLAEAFAKDAQAAAIVALGDNAQRLEWLDRLAQAGVALPTIVAPSAVVSPRASLGAGSVVVATAVIAVDARIGRGAIINTTASIDHDCVLGDGVHISPGARLGGGVSVGDRSWIGIGASVRHGIRIGADVMVGAGAAVVNDLPDGARVGGVPARPLGS; translated from the coding sequence ATGGGTGAACCACTTCCGGTCGTTGGCGAAGTGCTTCGCATCCTCGGTGCAGGAGGTCACGGCAAGGTGGTCGCCGAGTGCGCGCACGCGTCGGGGTGGCGCGAGATTCACTTCTTCGATGATGGTCGAGCGCGCGGTGATGTCATCGCCGGGTGGACGGTGCACGGCACACTCGCCGAGGCGTTCGCGAAGGATGCACAGGCGGCCGCGATCGTCGCGCTCGGCGACAACGCGCAACGCCTCGAGTGGCTCGACCGGCTCGCGCAGGCTGGCGTGGCGCTGCCGACGATCGTGGCGCCGTCGGCCGTGGTGAGCCCGCGCGCCTCACTCGGTGCGGGAAGCGTGGTGGTGGCCACGGCGGTCATCGCCGTCGACGCCCGCATCGGCCGCGGGGCCATCATCAACACCACAGCCTCCATCGATCACGACTGCGTGCTTGGCGATGGCGTGCACATCTCTCCCGGAGCGCGCCTCGGCGGTGGTGTCTCCGTCGGCGATCGATCGTGGATTGGAATCGGTGCCTCGGTGCGCCACGGCATTCGGATCGGTGCCGATGTCATGGTCGGCGCCGGTGCCGCGGTCGTCAACGATCTTCCAGATGGCGCCCGTGTCGGCGGCGTGCCCGCGCGGCCGCTGGGTTCGTGA
- a CDS encoding glycosyltransferase family 2 protein, which translates to MRGTVRVSVLLPFVNAAATVRAAVRSILEQTHTDFELVVIDDGSTDHSRSLIEEEAGGDRRLRLLGDRERRGLPARLNEALDAVHGDLIARMDADDVAHPERFARQIEALADDRSLDLVGSSVVVLDGDEPLGIRRFPLSHESLTASIWRGIPVAHPTFMARSAWLRHHRFDAHFTRSQDQELLLRTSASSRFANLEPPLLGYREPAAGADRSLSRRFRREAVRRHVGAVAASRLHLRDMVASLSTLLRPGIERSAHRLRPLSPTDAEQWRRLARSGRWPDLASAS; encoded by the coding sequence ATGCGCGGCACTGTGCGCGTCAGCGTTCTGCTGCCCTTCGTCAATGCCGCAGCGACCGTTCGCGCCGCCGTGCGATCGATCCTCGAGCAGACCCACACCGACTTCGAACTCGTGGTGATTGATGATGGCTCGACCGACCACTCCCGCTCACTGATTGAAGAGGAGGCCGGTGGTGATCGGCGCCTTCGTCTGCTTGGAGATCGAGAGCGTCGCGGTCTGCCGGCTCGACTGAACGAAGCCCTCGATGCCGTTCACGGCGATCTCATCGCGCGCATGGATGCCGACGATGTTGCCCACCCCGAGCGCTTCGCCCGCCAGATCGAAGCCCTCGCCGATGATCGCTCGCTCGACCTCGTGGGTTCAAGCGTCGTCGTGCTCGATGGCGACGAACCGCTCGGCATCCGTCGCTTTCCGCTCAGTCATGAGTCACTGACGGCGTCGATCTGGCGCGGGATTCCCGTGGCCCATCCGACATTCATGGCCCGGAGCGCGTGGCTTCGTCATCATCGCTTCGATGCACACTTCACCCGCTCGCAGGATCAGGAGCTCCTGTTGCGCACAAGCGCCTCGTCGCGCTTCGCCAATCTCGAACCGCCGCTGCTCGGCTACCGAGAGCCTGCGGCCGGAGCGGACCGTTCACTCTCGCGGCGCTTTCGTCGCGAAGCCGTGCGCAGGCATGTCGGCGCCGTGGCCGCGTCGCGACTGCATCTCCGCGACATGGTCGCGTCGCTCTCGACGCTTCTTCGGCCCGGCATCGAGCGCTCCGCGCATCGACTGCGGCCACTCTCGCCCACTGACGCCGAGCAATGGCGCCGCCTCGCACGGAGCGGCCGATGGCCCGACCTCGCCTCTGCGTCGTAA